One region of Mycolicibacterium rhodesiae NBB3 genomic DNA includes:
- the sodN gene encoding superoxide dismutase, Ni has translation MLHRLMNNATPAHAHCDLYCGVYDPAQAKIEALSCLKTIQKYHDSDDDHFKARAIIIKERQAEEVKHHLMVLWADFFTKDHFEQFPNLHQLFWDGVHGAGDVKKSLDAAVAEKLLKTIDEISDIFWQTDKGKQMGVYPPA, from the coding sequence ATGCTGCATCGACTCATGAACAACGCCACCCCTGCCCATGCCCACTGCGACCTGTACTGCGGTGTTTACGACCCGGCTCAGGCCAAAATCGAGGCGCTCTCGTGTCTGAAGACGATCCAGAAGTACCACGACTCAGACGACGACCACTTCAAGGCGCGCGCGATCATCATCAAGGAGCGGCAGGCCGAAGAGGTCAAGCATCACCTGATGGTGCTGTGGGCCGACTTCTTCACAAAGGACCATTTCGAGCAGTTCCCGAATCTGCATCAGCTGTTCTGGGACGGTGTGCACGGAGCGGGTGACGTGAAGAAGTCGCTCGACGCCGCTGTCGCCGAGAAGCTGCTCAAGACGATCGACGAGATCTCCGACATCTTCTGGCAGACCGACAAGGGCAAGCAGATGGGTGTCTACCCGCCGGCATAG
- a CDS encoding glycerophosphodiester phosphodiesterase: MSSGDGALAGHPFVVAHRGASGERPEHTLAAYELALQEGADGVECDVRLTRDGHLVCVHDRRVDRTSNGSGLVSEMTLAQLRELDYGTWHPSSQGKPGDTGLLTLDDLVKLVLDWNRPVKIFIETKHPVRYGALVESKVLALLHRYGVASPASADLSRAVVMSFSAAAVWRIRRAAPMLPTVLLGETSRFLGGGAATTVGATAVGPSISTLREHPELVDRAAAQGRAMYCWTVDHYEDVRYCRELGVAWVATNHPGRTKDWLQNGLTGVPSD, encoded by the coding sequence ATGAGCTCGGGCGACGGCGCGCTTGCCGGCCATCCGTTCGTCGTGGCGCACCGGGGTGCGTCCGGCGAACGACCCGAGCACACTCTGGCCGCCTACGAGTTGGCGCTGCAGGAAGGCGCCGACGGCGTCGAATGTGATGTGCGGTTGACCCGTGACGGCCACCTGGTTTGCGTGCACGATCGCAGGGTGGACCGGACGTCGAACGGTAGCGGACTGGTCAGCGAGATGACGCTGGCGCAGCTGCGCGAATTGGACTACGGCACTTGGCATCCCAGCTCGCAGGGAAAGCCGGGGGATACAGGACTGCTCACCCTCGACGACCTCGTGAAGCTGGTCTTGGACTGGAACCGCCCGGTGAAGATCTTCATCGAGACGAAGCATCCCGTCCGCTATGGCGCTCTGGTCGAGAGCAAGGTCCTTGCCTTGCTGCACCGGTACGGCGTGGCTTCGCCGGCGTCGGCCGACCTGTCCCGCGCGGTGGTGATGTCGTTCTCAGCCGCCGCGGTGTGGCGTATCCGCCGTGCTGCGCCGATGCTGCCGACGGTCCTGCTCGGCGAGACGTCCCGATTTCTCGGGGGTGGCGCCGCCACCACCGTCGGCGCCACCGCGGTCGGCCCGTCCATCTCGACCCTGCGCGAACATCCCGAACTGGTCGACCGCGCAGCGGCGCAAGGCCGGGCGATGTACTGCTGGACCGTCGACCACTATGAGGATGTGCGGTACTGCCGGGAACTCGGCGTCGCATGGGTCGCGACGAACCACCCCGGCCGGACCAAGGACTGGCTGCAGAACGGTCTGACCGGGGTGCCGAGCGACTAA
- a CDS encoding rhodanese-like domain-containing protein — protein sequence MTEDAVPQADIATVPSDIDDSVILLDVREDDEWQRGHAPGAVHIPMGQIPARMGEIDSTTPLYVVCQGGGRSQRVAQYLAQNGFSPVNVSGGMLAWAGAGRQVITDDGSAGVI from the coding sequence ATGACCGAGGACGCGGTCCCACAGGCCGACATCGCCACTGTTCCGTCAGACATCGACGATTCGGTGATACTGCTGGACGTCCGGGAGGACGACGAGTGGCAGCGCGGCCATGCGCCGGGCGCCGTGCACATCCCGATGGGGCAGATTCCGGCTCGCATGGGCGAGATCGACTCCACGACCCCGCTCTATGTGGTGTGTCAGGGTGGGGGCCGTTCGCAGCGAGTCGCGCAATACCTGGCGCAGAACGGGTTCTCACCGGTCAATGTGAGCGGCGGAATGCTGGCATGGGCGGGCGCGGGCCGACAGGTGATCACCGACGACGGCAGCGCGGGCGTCATCTGA
- a CDS encoding DUF4328 domain-containing protein, with translation MIQVCSTCGTRWNVRERRRDWCPRCNGTLLAPTGADPAPLGTPPSGREFRQPAGLGTPPSGRVGPPPPGRGRLPAGYRWIAVRPGAAPPPRRGRRILGPTPRYAFVPRWGLVDHFDQPDQHQAPVRSGPSTQMVRRTLIATMAVLGAAAFVHLVRYILLIVNRSTLLNPWVAGAATWIGVGVSVIAVFMIVATAVVLTNWLIGRRTAAYAYRGRPDPRSAARLRAGCLVPLVNLVWAPVFVIELAEVEERLSWLRRHIAVWWLVWVASTAVSVFSMATSFATEAQAIADNTVTTTVAYLLALAAVLLVMKVFDGFERQPVEKPSKRWVIVPDDRPSTETGNAAEPQNSAAVESEGQNPAA, from the coding sequence ATGATTCAGGTGTGTTCCACGTGTGGAACGCGGTGGAACGTGCGCGAGCGCCGGAGGGATTGGTGCCCGCGCTGCAACGGGACGCTGCTGGCGCCGACGGGTGCTGACCCGGCCCCGCTGGGGACCCCGCCGTCAGGCAGGGAATTCAGGCAGCCCGCCGGCCTAGGAACACCACCGTCAGGTAGGGTGGGGCCCCCACCGCCAGGTAGGGGACGGCTACCTGCGGGCTACCGCTGGATCGCCGTGCGCCCCGGGGCCGCACCGCCACCGCGCCGCGGCCGCCGCATCCTCGGCCCCACTCCCCGATACGCGTTCGTTCCGCGGTGGGGACTCGTCGACCACTTCGACCAGCCCGATCAGCATCAGGCGCCGGTGCGGTCCGGCCCGTCCACTCAGATGGTCCGCAGAACTCTGATCGCGACGATGGCGGTGCTTGGTGCCGCGGCCTTCGTGCATCTGGTGCGCTACATCCTGCTCATCGTGAACCGCAGCACCCTGTTGAACCCGTGGGTCGCGGGCGCGGCGACGTGGATCGGTGTTGGGGTCAGCGTCATCGCCGTGTTCATGATCGTCGCCACGGCGGTCGTGCTCACGAATTGGCTGATCGGCCGCAGAACCGCCGCATACGCCTACCGCGGTAGGCCGGACCCGCGTTCGGCGGCAAGGCTGCGTGCTGGCTGCCTGGTGCCACTGGTCAATCTGGTGTGGGCGCCGGTATTCGTCATCGAGCTGGCGGAAGTCGAGGAACGGCTCAGCTGGCTGCGCAGGCATATCGCGGTGTGGTGGCTGGTGTGGGTCGCCAGCACGGCGGTCTCGGTGTTCTCAATGGCGACGAGCTTCGCCACCGAAGCCCAGGCCATCGCCGACAACACGGTGACGACGACGGTGGCCTACCTGTTGGCGTTGGCGGCCGTACTGCTGGTGATGAAGGTGTTCGACGGATTCGAACGCCAACCCGTCGAGAAGCCGTCGAAGCGCTGGGTGATCGTGCCCGACGACCGGCCGAGCACCGAGACTGGCAACGCCGCCGAACCGCAGAATTCCGCCGCAGTTGAGTCTGAAGGGCAAAACCCGGCAGCATAG
- a CDS encoding ferritin encodes MTTAQVPDTKFNALLEEQVRNEFSASQQYIAIAAYFDADDLPQLARHFYAQAVEERNHAMMIVRYLLDRGLHVEIPGVDAVCNTFATPRDALVMALDQERTVTEQVTRLAAVARDEGDYLGDQFLQWFIAEQVEEVARMATLVRIADRAGANLFHLEDFVAREMEPSSASPAAPKAAGGNL; translated from the coding sequence AGAGGAGCAGGTCCGCAACGAATTCAGTGCCTCCCAGCAATACATCGCGATCGCTGCGTATTTCGACGCCGATGATCTGCCACAGCTGGCGAGGCACTTTTATGCACAGGCTGTCGAGGAACGCAATCACGCGATGATGATCGTGCGGTATCTACTCGACCGCGGTCTTCATGTCGAAATCCCCGGCGTCGACGCCGTCTGCAACACCTTCGCCACACCGCGCGACGCCCTCGTCATGGCACTCGACCAGGAGCGCACGGTGACCGAGCAGGTCACCCGCCTGGCGGCCGTCGCCCGCGACGAGGGGGACTATCTCGGTGACCAGTTCCTGCAGTGGTTCATCGCCGAGCAGGTCGAAGAGGTCGCACGGATGGCGACGCTGGTCCGCATCGCCGACCGCGCAGGCGCCAACCTGTTCCATCTGGAGGACTTCGTCGCGCGAGAGATGGAGCCTTCGTCAGCTTCCCCGGCGGCCCCCAAGGCGGCGGGCGGGAATCTCTGA
- a CDS encoding S26 family signal peptidase, with translation MRPALTPGDGLVGLRGGTPRVGQLRLFRDPRRSTRWLVKRVGDVYGTGSSAIFEARSDNPRAPGAVDSHEFGWVSAADTYRVVRTIRAPRRAP, from the coding sequence ATGCGTCCGGCCCTCACTCCGGGCGACGGGCTCGTCGGACTGCGCGGCGGTACGCCTCGGGTCGGCCAGTTGCGGTTGTTCCGTGACCCGCGGCGGTCCACGCGGTGGCTCGTCAAGCGCGTCGGCGACGTCTACGGAACAGGCTCGAGCGCGATATTCGAAGCTCGCTCCGACAATCCGCGGGCGCCCGGCGCCGTCGATTCCCATGAGTTCGGCTGGGTTTCGGCGGCCGACACCTATCGCGTCGTGCGGACGATCCGGGCACCGCGCCGAGCCCCATGA